One window of the Salvia splendens isolate huo1 chromosome 1, SspV2, whole genome shotgun sequence genome contains the following:
- the LOC121754603 gene encoding uncharacterized protein LOC121754603, whose product MEISQLAYADDIIIFTQAAETPLRQLRACLNGYEGVSGQEINLAKSNFYIAEVHEQWAHSIQSEGGFARGTFPFLYLGVPIYRGVKRTDMFMFIREKDARRISGWAHRHLSFGGRLTLIKSTLEAIPIHIFQAIEPTIGSLKLLDQ is encoded by the coding sequence ATGGAAATAAGCCAATTAGCCTATGCCGATGATATCATTATCTTCACACAAGCGGCTGAGACCCCTCTTCGCCAACTTAGAGCATGTCTTAATGGGTATGAGGGAGTCTCCGGGCAAGAGATCAACCTCGCCAAAAGCAACTTTTACATCGCAGAAGTTCATGAACAATGGGCACATTCAATCCAATCTGAAGGTGGCTTTGCTCGGGGGACCTTCCCCTTCCTCTACTTGGGAGTCCCCATATATCGTGGAGTCAAGCGcacggatatgttcatgtttaTCCGGGAAAAGGATGCAAGAAGGATTTCCGGTTGGGCGCATAGACATCTATCCTTTGGAGGGAGGCTAACTCTCATCAAGAGTACCCTGGAGGCGATCCCTATCCATATTTTTCAGGCTATTGAGCCAACAATCGGCTCCCTTAAGCTCCTTGACCAATAG